A single window of Archangium gephyra DNA harbors:
- a CDS encoding alkaline phosphatase D family protein, giving the protein MRTELPVMERAVAVGRVSPRGVRLWMRSPGGGAHRLELWLDAVRSERVTYAFDMGDRAHSDHTHAFAYPEDIPGARPLEPVTRYGYRISRADGVLVGEGCFETLPSRPSQMPRRFCLGVASCHQPFDDAGEMHEQGLRMLRVARVAWERCDVKQVLWVGDQLYADYPESQSLFDPKFFKTVAPPGRESLLECTHDEALAVYHGRYRRNWGHPAWLELQARFPGYPILDDHEVADNYGTLPKHHRKKWRHLRDAAEEAYRHYQHSRVEPPRPGFEGPYDYTFEYGAAAGYVLDVRSERRSADGNHARVFSPHQLERFATWLNVNDSAPVLFVVVSVPPFFMPGWLSRLARYVPGSFREDAHDRWTHPQYRADRCRMLELIRNHQQRHPRQRVVMVSGDVHVGYAARCDWRTDPPTSLYQFVSSSITHKLSSLDWHLARHVPRTHFRMGDLDGKWARIHLLGGSMARVLEQPVGGLNVGTIEVELDGDLARLNFKLFGEDEDTPGEPKLLFESGFQ; this is encoded by the coding sequence ATGCGGACTGAACTCCCAGTCATGGAGCGCGCCGTGGCCGTGGGCCGCGTGAGCCCGCGTGGCGTGCGACTATGGATGCGCTCGCCTGGAGGGGGGGCGCACCGGCTCGAACTCTGGCTGGACGCGGTGCGCTCGGAGCGCGTCACCTACGCCTTCGACATGGGCGACCGCGCGCACAGCGACCACACCCATGCCTTCGCCTACCCGGAGGATATCCCCGGGGCCCGGCCCCTCGAGCCGGTCACGCGCTACGGCTATCGCATCAGCCGGGCGGATGGCGTGCTCGTGGGAGAGGGCTGCTTCGAGACACTTCCCTCCAGGCCCTCGCAGATGCCCCGGCGCTTCTGCCTGGGCGTGGCGAGCTGCCACCAGCCCTTCGATGACGCGGGCGAGATGCACGAGCAGGGGCTGCGGATGCTGCGCGTGGCGCGCGTCGCCTGGGAGCGCTGCGACGTCAAGCAGGTGCTGTGGGTGGGGGACCAGCTCTACGCGGACTACCCCGAGAGCCAGTCGCTGTTCGACCCCAAGTTCTTCAAGACCGTCGCCCCTCCGGGCCGCGAGAGCCTGCTGGAGTGCACCCACGACGAGGCCCTCGCGGTGTACCACGGGCGCTACCGGCGCAACTGGGGCCACCCGGCCTGGCTGGAGCTCCAGGCGCGCTTTCCAGGCTACCCCATCCTCGATGACCACGAGGTGGCGGACAACTACGGCACCCTGCCCAAGCACCACCGCAAGAAGTGGCGCCATCTGCGCGACGCGGCCGAGGAGGCCTACCGCCATTACCAGCACTCGCGGGTGGAGCCCCCGCGCCCTGGCTTCGAGGGCCCCTACGACTACACCTTCGAGTACGGCGCCGCGGCGGGCTACGTGCTCGACGTGCGCTCGGAGCGGCGCTCCGCCGACGGAAACCATGCGCGCGTCTTCTCACCGCACCAGCTGGAGCGCTTCGCGACGTGGTTGAACGTGAACGACTCCGCCCCGGTGCTCTTCGTCGTCGTGAGCGTGCCCCCGTTCTTCATGCCCGGCTGGCTCTCCCGCCTCGCCCGCTACGTGCCGGGCAGCTTCCGCGAGGACGCACACGACCGTTGGACGCACCCGCAGTACCGCGCCGACCGCTGCCGCATGCTGGAGCTCATCCGGAATCACCAGCAGCGCCACCCCCGGCAGCGCGTGGTGATGGTGAGTGGAGACGTCCACGTGGGCTATGCGGCCCGGTGCGACTGGCGCACGGACCCGCCCACCTCGCTCTACCAGTTCGTGTCGAGCTCCATCACCCACAAGCTGTCCTCGCTCGACTGGCACCTGGCGCGCCACGTGCCTCGCACGCACTTCAGGATGGGGGACCTCGATGGGAAGTGGGCGCGCATCCACCTGCTGGGCGGCAGCATGGCGCGCGTGCTCGAGCAGCCGGTGGGCGGCCTCAATGTGGGCACCATCGAGGTGGAGCTCGACGGTGACCTCGCACGGCTCAACTTCAAGCTCTTCGGCGAGGACGAGGACACCCCCGGCGAGCCGAAGCTGCTGTTCGAGTCAGGTTTCCAGTAG
- a CDS encoding NADP-dependent glyceraldehyde-3-phosphate dehydrogenase produces MTSLDDLFPSDEQIPAGVRLPGYLEQREYLVGGRLRVWEGELNPVRSPVHVKTPQGLEPKVIGATPLLTSRESLEALEAAVKAYDHGRGVWPSMRVAERIEHVERFLGAMRAQRTAVVNLLMWEIGKTQADSEKEFDRTVELIVETIRALKELDRTSSRFVQEQGIMAQIRRAPIGVALCMGPYNYPLNETFSTLFPALLMGNAVVFKPAKFGVLLIRPLLEAFRDCFPPGVINIIYGRGRETVGALMESGQVDIFAFIGTNRGASELKRMHPRPHRLKSVLGLDAKNPAIILEDADLENTVKECITGTLSFNGQRCTALKLLMVHRRIVEPFLDRFTAAVDRLKPGMPWDPGVAITPLPEPGKTDYLRGLVDDAVAKGARVVNPLGGRTSESFYSPAVVYPVTGEMRLAHEEQFGPVIPVMVFDDDEEVVRFVVNSSFGQQLSLFGRDSARIGRFIDAFANQVGRINLNCQCQRGPDTFPFNGRKDSAEGTLSVADALRVFSIRTLVAAKTTPENTSLVQSILTRRESDFLTTDFLF; encoded by the coding sequence ATGACCTCCCTCGATGACCTCTTCCCCTCGGACGAACAGATTCCCGCTGGCGTGCGGCTCCCCGGGTATCTCGAGCAACGCGAGTACCTCGTAGGAGGCCGGTTGCGCGTCTGGGAGGGCGAGCTCAACCCGGTACGCAGCCCCGTCCACGTGAAGACGCCCCAGGGCCTGGAGCCCAAGGTGATTGGCGCCACGCCCCTGCTCACCTCCCGGGAGTCGCTCGAGGCGCTCGAGGCCGCGGTGAAGGCCTACGACCACGGCCGCGGTGTCTGGCCGTCGATGCGGGTGGCCGAGCGCATCGAGCACGTCGAGCGCTTCCTCGGGGCGATGCGTGCGCAGCGCACCGCGGTGGTGAACCTGCTGATGTGGGAGATCGGCAAGACCCAGGCCGATTCCGAGAAGGAATTCGACCGCACGGTGGAGCTCATCGTCGAGACGATCCGCGCGCTCAAGGAGCTCGACCGCACCTCGTCCCGCTTCGTGCAGGAGCAGGGCATCATGGCGCAGATCCGCCGGGCGCCCATTGGCGTGGCGCTGTGCATGGGCCCGTACAACTACCCGCTCAACGAGACCTTCAGCACGCTCTTTCCCGCCCTGCTCATGGGCAACGCGGTCGTCTTCAAGCCGGCGAAGTTCGGCGTGCTGCTCATCCGCCCGCTGCTGGAGGCGTTCCGCGACTGCTTCCCGCCGGGCGTCATCAACATCATCTACGGCCGGGGCCGGGAGACGGTGGGCGCGCTGATGGAGAGTGGCCAGGTGGACATCTTCGCCTTCATCGGCACCAACCGGGGCGCCAGCGAGCTCAAGCGGATGCACCCGCGGCCGCACCGCCTCAAGTCGGTGCTCGGGCTGGACGCGAAGAACCCGGCCATCATCCTCGAGGACGCGGACCTCGAGAACACCGTGAAGGAGTGCATCACGGGCACGCTGTCCTTCAACGGGCAGCGGTGCACGGCGCTCAAGCTGCTCATGGTGCACCGGCGCATCGTCGAGCCGTTCCTGGATCGCTTCACCGCCGCGGTGGACCGGCTGAAGCCGGGCATGCCCTGGGATCCGGGCGTGGCGATCACCCCCCTGCCCGAGCCCGGCAAGACGGACTACCTGCGGGGACTCGTCGACGACGCCGTGGCCAAGGGGGCCCGCGTCGTCAATCCACTCGGTGGGCGGACGAGCGAGTCGTTCTACTCCCCCGCCGTGGTGTACCCGGTGACGGGAGAGATGCGCCTGGCCCACGAGGAGCAGTTCGGCCCGGTGATTCCGGTGATGGTGTTCGACGACGACGAGGAGGTCGTGCGCTTCGTCGTCAACTCCAGCTTCGGCCAGCAGTTGAGCCTCTTCGGCCGGGACTCGGCGCGCATCGGGCGGTTCATCGACGCGTTCGCCAACCAGGTGGGCCGCATCAACCTCAACTGCCAGTGCCAGCGCGGGCCGGACACGTTCCCCTTCAATGGCCGCAAGGACTCCGCGGAGGGCACGCTGTCGGTGGCGGATGCGCTGCGGGTGTTCTCGATTCGCACCCTCGTCGCGGCGAAGACGACGCCCGAGAACACCTCACTGGTGCAATCCATCCTCACCCGCAGGGAGTCGGACTTCCTCACCACCGACTTCCTCTTCTGA